A window of the Branchiostoma lanceolatum isolate klBraLanc5 chromosome 13, klBraLanc5.hap2, whole genome shotgun sequence genome harbors these coding sequences:
- the LOC136447972 gene encoding acyl-coenzyme A thioesterase MBLAC2-like, with translation MATGDQWFSASQVAEGVHLIRETFYHSGNQANIWVVQGTERDVVVDTGLGIQNLLGFLEDQELIGNKTTLAVATHVHFDHSGGLYQFPEVAIHKNEVEALEKGNNFETVTFVSDSEIVPPPTRKWTASNYRVRATKVARALEEGDVINLGDRRLQVLHVPGHSRGSIVLHDQVNRQLFSGDTAYLGSLIDWLPYSCVADYVQSCRRLHALAPDIDRVFPGHFETFSGQRLEHMLTDYINSAGVLHRVTAGVMGALSGVVLRGRNTNNIPAKCCFYGCCCHCCL, from the exons atggcaacgggtgACCAATGGTTTTCTGCAAGCCAG GTGGCAGAGGGAGTACATCTCATCCGCGAGACGTTCTACCATTCCGGTAACCAGGCCAACATCTGGGTGGTGCAGGGTACAGAACGGGACGTTGTCGTGGATACGGGGCTGGGTATACAGAACCTACTGGGGTTTCTGGAGGACCAGGAACTGATCGGGAACAAAACCACCCTGGCCGTGGCTACACACGTCCACTTTGATCACTCAGGAG gtctgTATCAGTTTCCAGAAGTTGCCATCCACAAGAATGAGGTTGAAGCATTAGAAAAGGGCAACAACTTTGAGACTGTCACATTCGTGTCTGACTCTGAGATTGTCCCCCCTCCAACCAGAAAATGGACAGCAAGCAACTACAGAGTCAGAGCTACAAAG GTAGCTCGAGCACTTGAGGAAGGTGATGTCATCAACCTCGGAGACAGAAGGCTACaggtgttacatgtacctgggcaCTCACGTGGATCTATTGTCCTTCACGACCAGGTGAATAGACAACTTTTCAGTGGAGACACTGCATACCTAG GTTCCCTGATAGACTGGCTGCCGTACTCCTGTGTGGCAGACTATGTCCAGTCATGCAGGAGACTACATGCCCTGGCTCCTGACATTGACAGAGTCTTCCCAGGCCACTTTGAGACTTTCAGTGGACAAAGGCTAGAGCATATGCTCACTGACTACATTAACTCAGCAGGTGTTCTTCACAG AGTGACAGCAGGGGTGATGGGTGCTCTGTCTGGAGTAGTGCTGAGGGGAAGGAACACCAACAATATTCCAGCCAAGTGCTGTTTCTATGGCTGCTGTTGTCACTGTTGTTTGTAG
- the LOC136447973 gene encoding ribonuclease Oy-like isoform X1, with protein MRKSLPPLVVFFVALFVYTEQKQGANFTSKNATLGQGSKDDHFDFMVYTQQWPETFRLQTGPEVQIPENVTGWTIHGLWPSQIKKEAPNFCNSSWTFNESLIHDLGPQLSLYWPNMLKTNNLWAHEWTKHGTCGAPLAAIHGEHNYFATGLRLNAKYNITEMLATNNIMPSANKAYAYKDVEGAIRKNVNNMSFVMQCYWDKKAKKQYISQVMLCLDKQFGLLECDKYLSEGDLCWTTETIQYPPFQYDFN; from the exons ATGAGGAAGTCTCTACCACCGTTGGTTGTGTTTTTCGTCGCTTTGTTTGTTTACACCGAGCAAAAACAAGGTGCAAACTTCACGTCGAAAAATGCGACGTTAGGGCAAGGGTCCAAAGATGACCACTTTGATTTCATGGTGTACACCCAGCAGTGGCCGGAGACCTTTAGACTGCAGACTGGACCAGAGGTGCAGATACCGGAGAATGTGACAGGATGGACAATCCATGGACTCTGGCCTTCTCAG ATAAAAAAAGAAGCACCCAACTTTTGCAACAGCTCATGGACCTTCAATGAAAGCCTGATCCATGACCTGGGGCCCCAGCTAAGCCTGTACTGGCCCAACATGCTGAAGACTAACAACCTGTGGGCCCACGAGTGGACCAAACATGGGACGTGTGGAGCCCCACTGGCTGCCATACATGGGGAACATAACTACTTTGCCACTGGACTGCGGCTCAATGCCAAGTACAACATCACGGAGATGCTAGCCACTAATAACATCATGCCATCTGCCAATAAGGCGTACGCTTACAA AGATGTAGAGGGAGCCATCAGGAAGAACGTGAACAACATGTCATTTGTCATGCAGTGTTACTGGGACAAGAAGGCAAAGAAACAGTACATCTCACAG GTTATGCTGTGCTTGGACAAGCAGTTTGGGCTGCTGGAGTGTGACAAGTATTTGAGCGAGGGTGACTTGTGTTGGACCACTGAGACTATCCAGTACCCACCCTTCCAATATGACTTCAACTAA
- the LOC136447970 gene encoding tubulin alpha-1A chain, translating to MRECISIHVGQAGVQIGNACWELYCLEHGIQPDGQMPSDKTIGGGDDSFNTFFSETGAGKHVPRAVFVDLEPTVVDEVRTGTYRQLFHPEQLITGKEDAANNYARGHYTIGKEIVDLVLDRIRKLADQCTGLQGFLIFHSFGGGTGSGFTSLLMERLSVDYGKKSKLEFAIYPAPQVSTAVVEPYNSILTTHTTLEHSDCAFMVDNEAIYDICRRNLDIERPTYTNLNRLIGQIVSSITASLRFDGALNVDLTEFQTNLVPYPRIHFPLATYAPVISAEKAYHEQLSVAEITNACFEPANQMVKCDPRHGKYMACCMLYRGDVVPKDVNAAIATIKTKRTIQFVDWCPTGFKVGINYQPPTVVPGGDLAKVQRAVCMLSNTTAIAEAWARLDHKFDLMYAKRAFVHWYVGEGMEEGEFSEAREDLAALEKDYEEVGVDSVEGEGEEEGEEY from the exons ATG CGTGAGTGCATCTCTATCCACGTCGGCCAGGCTGGTGTCCAGATCGGTAACGCCTGCTGGGAGCTGTACTGCTTGGAGCACGGGATCCAGCCCGATGGCCAGATGCCGAGCGACAAGACCATCGGCGGTGGGGACGACTCCTTCAACACGTTCTTCAGCGAGACCGGCGCCGGCAAGCATGTGCCCCGTGCCGTCTTCGTGGATCTGGAGCCCACCGTAGTCG ATGAGGTCCGCACCGGCACATACCGCCAGCTGTTCCACCCTGAGCAGCTCATCACTGGTAAGGAGGATGCCGCCAACAACTACGCCCGTGGCCACTACACCATTGGCAAGGAGATCGTCGACTTGGTCCTGGACCGCATCCGTAAGCTGGCTGATCAGTGCACTGGTCTGCAGGGCTTCCTCATCTTCCACTCCTTCGGCGGTGGCACCGGCTCTGGCTTCACCTCCCTGTTGATGGAGCGTCTGTCCGTCGACTACGGCAAGAAGTCCAAGCTTGAGTTCGCCATCTACCCAGCCCCTCAGGTGTCCACAGCCGTGGTTGAGCCCTACAACTCCATCCTGACCACCCATACCACCCTGGAGCACTCCGACTGCGCCTTCATGGTTGACAACGAGGCTATCTACGACATCTGCCGCCGTAACCTGGACATCGAGCGCCCGACCTACACCAACCTCAACCGTCTGATTGGCCAGATCGTCTCCTCCATCACCGCATCCCTCCGTTTCGACGGTGCCCTGAACGTGGATCTCACTGAGTTCCAGACCAACTTGGTGCCCTACCCACGTATCCACTTCCCCCTGGCCACCTACGCCCCAGTCATCTCCGCAGAGAAGGCCTACCACGAGCAGCTGTCTGTTGCCGAGATCACCAACGCCTGCTTCGAGCCAGCTAACCAGATGGTGAAGTGCGATCCCCGTCACGGCAAGTACATGGCCTGCTGCATGTTGTACCGTGGAGATGTCGTGCCAAAGGACGTCAATGCTGCCATCGCCACCATCAAGACCAAGCGTACTATCCAGTTCGTCGACTGGTGCCCCACCGGTTTCAAGGTCGGCATCAACTACCAGCCACCCACTGTCGTGCCTGGCGGTGACCTAGCCAAGGTGCAGCGTGCCGTGTGCATGTTGAGCAACACCACCGCCATTGCTGAGGCCTGGGCCCGTCTCGACCACAAGTTCGATCTGATGTACGCCAAGCGTGCCTTCGTGCACTGGTACGTCGGTGAGGGTATGGAGGAGGGAGAGTTCTCCGAGGCCCGTGAAGATTTGGCCGCCCTGGAGAAGGATTACGAGGAGGTCGGTGTCGACTCCGTGGAAGGCGAGGGCGAGGAGGAGGGAGAGGAGTATTAA
- the LOC136447976 gene encoding sperm-associated antigen 6, with protein MSNRQILQVFEQYQKSRTAFVQTVAELASRPQNIETLQNAGVMSLLRPLLLDIVPTIQQTSALALGRLANYNDDLAEAVVKGDILPQLVYSLAEQNRFYKKAAAFVLRAVAKHSPQLAQSVVDCGALDALVICLEEFDPGVKEAAAWALGYVARHNAELAQAVVDAGAVPLLVLCIQEPELALKRISASALSDICKHSPELAQTVVDAGAIAHLAQMILNPDAKLKRQVFSALSQIAKHSVDLAEMVVEAEIFPAVLTCLKDPDEYVRKNVATLIREIVKHTPELAQLVVNAGGVAAVVDYVGDCKGNVRLPGVMMLGYVAAHSENLAMAVIVSKGVVQLAVTFAEEPEDHIQAAAAWALGQIGRHTPEHAKAVAASNILPKLLASYLRADASEDLQTKAKKALKNILQKCVHLPALEPLLHDAPPNILKHVVGQFSKVLPHDSKARRLFVTSGGLKKIQEIKAEPGSALHEYINTINNCYPEEIVRYYSPGYSDQLLQRVEEFQPVQ; from the exons ATGAGTAACAGGCAGATCCTACAAG TTTTTGAGCAGTACCAGAAGTCGCGCACAGCCTTCGTGCAGACTGTAGCTGAACTTGCATCGCGACCGCAGAACATAGAAACACTGCAGAATGCAG GTGTTATGTCCCTGCTTCGACCGCTCCTGTTGGACATCGTCCCGACCATCCAGCAGACATCAGCGCTGGCTCTGGGTCGCCTGGCCAACTACAACGACGACCTGGCGGAGGCTGTGGTGAAGGGAGACATCCTGCCCCAGCTGGTCTACTCACTCGCTGAGCAGAAC AGGTTCTATAAGAAGGCAGCAGCATTTGTCCTTCGTGCCGTAGCGAAGCACTCCCCCCAGCTGGCCCAGTCCGTGGTGGACTGCGGCGCTCTGGACGCACTGGTCATCTGTCTGGAGGAGTTTGACCCCGGTGTGAAGGAGGCCGCAGCCTGGGCTCTGGGCTACGTGGCCAGGCACAATGCTG AGCTTGCCCAGGCGGTGGTTGATGCCGGTGCCGTCCCCCTGTTGGTGCTGTGTATCCAGGAGCCGGAGCTGGCCCTGAAGCGGATCTCAGCCTCGGCGCTGAGTGACATCTGTAAACACTCCCCTGAACTGGCACAGACCGTTGTAGACGCAGGAGCCATCGCACACCTCGCACAGATGATCCTCAACCCTGATGCCAAACTCAAG CGCCAAGTGTTCTCCGCCCTGAGTCAGATTGCCAAACACTCGGTTGACTTGGCGGAGATGGTGGTGGAGGCCGAGATCTTCCCCGCCGTCCTCACCTGTCTGAAGGACCCCGACGAGTACGTCAGGAAGAACGTCGCTACTCTGATCAGGGAAATAGTCAAGCACACTCCAGAG CTTGCCCAGCTAGTGGTGAATGCCGGAGGTGTAGCTGCTGTGGTGGACTATGTTGGAGACTGTAAGGGAAACGTGCGCCTGCCCGGAGTGATGATGCTGGGATACGTGGCTGCACACAGCGAGAACCTCGCCATGGCCGTCATTGTGTCAAAG GGAGTAGTCCAGTTGGCTGTCACGTTTGCTGAAGAGCCAGAGGACCACATCCAGGCAGCTGCAGCCTGGGCCCTGGGACAGATCGGTCGCCACACACCTGAACACGCCAAGGCTGTGGCAGCGTCCAACATCCTACCCAAACTCCTCGCCTCATACTTACGTGCAGATGCTTCTGAAGACCTACAGACCAAG GCTAAGAAGGCCCTGAAGAATATCCTACAGAAGTGTGTACACCTCCCAGCCCTGGAGCCTCTGCTGCACGACGCTCCTCCAAACATCCTCAAACATGTGGTCGGACAGTTCAGCAAG GTGTTGCCACATGACTCCAAGGCCAGGCGGTTGTTTGTGACCAGTGGAGGCCTGAAGAAGATCCAGGAGATCAAGGCAGAGCCAGGTTCGGCCCTACACGAGTACATCAACACCATCAACAACTGCTACCCTGAGGAGATTGTCAG GTACTACTCCCCTGGCTACTCAGACCAGCTGCTACAGAGAGTGGAAGAGTTCCAACCCGTCCAGTAA